A genomic stretch from Bacillus sp. N1-1 includes:
- a CDS encoding NAD(P)/FAD-dependent oxidoreductase gives MSRPKIAILGAGYGGIMTAARLQKEMGSNEVEVTLVNKHDYHYQTTWLHEPAAGTMHHDKTRIMIKDVIDMNKIKFIKDTVVEVKPDEKRVILSNGELEYDYLVLALGFEPATFGIKGLKENAFSIRSVNSVRKIREHIEYQFASYNNESDRRDDLLTIIVGGAGFTGIEFVGELAERVPELCKEFDIPRDRVKIINVEASPTVLPGFDEELVEYGMNLLERKGVEFRTSTMIKEVTEDGVILGENEEVKAATVVWTGGVQGNSIVANSGFETNRGRVPVRKDQRTPDYDNVFVVGDCALLINEEIDRPFPPTAQVAIQAAGAVSKNLLNLVRGKELESFTPDIKGTVASLGKGEAIGKVGNKKLYGSTASAMKKVIDNRYLFMLGGPGLVWKKGKLKLF, from the coding sequence GTGAGTAGGCCAAAAATAGCAATTCTAGGTGCAGGGTACGGCGGAATTATGACAGCAGCTCGTCTTCAAAAAGAGATGGGATCAAACGAAGTGGAAGTAACGCTTGTTAATAAGCATGACTATCACTATCAAACGACGTGGCTTCATGAACCAGCTGCAGGCACAATGCATCATGACAAAACGCGTATTATGATTAAAGACGTTATTGATATGAACAAGATTAAATTTATTAAAGACACAGTTGTAGAAGTTAAGCCGGATGAAAAACGCGTTATCCTTTCAAATGGTGAACTTGAGTACGATTATCTCGTGTTAGCACTAGGTTTTGAGCCAGCTACGTTTGGTATTAAAGGTTTGAAAGAAAACGCCTTCAGTATTCGTAGCGTAAACTCTGTTCGTAAAATTCGTGAGCATATTGAATATCAGTTTGCGAGCTACAACAATGAGTCTGACCGTCGTGATGATCTTCTAACCATTATCGTTGGTGGCGCTGGATTCACTGGAATTGAATTTGTCGGTGAATTAGCCGAGCGTGTACCTGAACTTTGTAAAGAGTTCGATATCCCGCGTGATCGCGTTAAGATTATTAATGTGGAAGCGTCCCCAACTGTTCTTCCAGGATTCGACGAAGAGCTTGTTGAATACGGCATGAACCTTCTTGAACGAAAAGGAGTAGAGTTCCGTACGAGTACGATGATTAAAGAAGTTACAGAAGACGGTGTCATCCTCGGTGAGAATGAAGAAGTGAAAGCTGCTACAGTTGTTTGGACTGGTGGCGTTCAAGGAAATTCCATCGTTGCTAATTCCGGTTTCGAAACAAACCGCGGTCGCGTACCTGTTCGTAAAGATCAGCGTACACCGGATTACGATAATGTTTTCGTTGTTGGAGACTGTGCGCTTCTGATTAACGAAGAAATTGATCGTCCGTTCCCTCCAACCGCTCAAGTTGCGATTCAAGCTGCTGGAGCTGTTTCTAAGAACTTATTAAACCTTGTCCGTGGTAAAGAGCTTGAAAGCTTTACACCGGACATTAAAGGGACAGTTGCATCACTTGGAAAAGGCGAAGCAATTGGTAAAGTTGGAAACAAGAAACTTTATGGTAGCACAGCGTCTGCTATGAAAAAAGTGATTGATAATCGCTACCTGTTCATGCTTGGTGGACCAGGGCTTGTCTGGAAAAAAGGAAAGCTTAAGTTATTTTAA
- a CDS encoding NAD(P)/FAD-dependent oxidoreductase — protein sequence MTDQQELYDITIIGGGPVGLFTAFYGGMRQLKVKIIESMPQLGGQLSALYPEKYIYDVAGFPKVLAQDLVDNLVEQANQFNPDVVLEQSVEEVSTQEDGTLYLRSNTGDEHYTRAVIITAGVGAFQPRRLKVEGADLYEGKNLHYFVNDLTAFAGQKVIIAGGGDSAVDWANMLEPIAEEVTLIHRRDKFRAHEHSVEQLMNSSVNVQTPYNITEFIGDGERIKQVVLEQVKGEESITKDVDAVIVNYGFISSLGPIKEWGLEIEKNSIVVNSKMETNISGIYAAGDVATYDGKVKLIASGFGEAPTAVNNAKSYMDPDAKVQPLHSTSLFDKKK from the coding sequence ATGACAGACCAACAAGAACTTTATGATATAACGATTATTGGTGGAGGTCCTGTTGGCTTATTCACCGCATTCTACGGTGGTATGCGCCAACTTAAGGTTAAAATAATTGAAAGTATGCCTCAACTTGGAGGGCAGCTCTCTGCGCTCTATCCTGAAAAATACATTTATGACGTTGCCGGTTTTCCAAAGGTGCTCGCACAAGACCTTGTGGACAATCTTGTTGAACAGGCTAATCAATTTAATCCAGACGTGGTGTTGGAACAGTCTGTTGAAGAAGTGTCAACGCAAGAAGACGGCACACTCTATCTTCGTTCAAATACGGGTGACGAGCACTATACGCGCGCGGTTATTATTACTGCCGGTGTTGGCGCATTCCAACCACGACGTCTTAAAGTAGAAGGCGCCGATCTTTATGAAGGGAAAAACCTTCACTATTTCGTGAATGATCTTACTGCGTTTGCTGGTCAAAAGGTTATAATTGCTGGTGGTGGAGATTCCGCTGTTGATTGGGCGAACATGCTTGAGCCAATTGCTGAAGAGGTAACGCTTATTCACCGTCGCGATAAATTCAGAGCACATGAGCACAGTGTTGAACAGCTTATGAACTCTTCTGTTAACGTTCAAACGCCATATAACATTACCGAGTTTATCGGGGATGGAGAGCGTATTAAACAAGTCGTTCTCGAGCAGGTTAAAGGCGAAGAATCAATTACGAAAGACGTTGACGCAGTAATTGTAAATTATGGCTTCATCTCTTCTCTTGGACCAATTAAAGAATGGGGTCTAGAGATCGAAAAGAATTCAATTGTGGTTAATTCCAAGATGGAAACAAATATATCCGGCATTTACGCTGCTGGTGATGTGGCTACATACGATGGAAAAGTAAAGCTCATCGCCTCTGGATTTGGTGAAGCACCAACAGCTGTTAACAATGCAAAGTCCTACATGGATCCAGATGCAAAGGTCCAGCCGCTCCACAGCACAAGCCTATTCGATAAGAAAAAGTAA
- a CDS encoding SDR family oxidoreductase, translated as MNRLQNKTAVITGAATGIGQATVELFAKEGATVLCADVNTEEMNKTADKLNSDGANVKTFHVDVSSEDSVTSFANKVKEEYGTIDVLFNNAGVDQEGGKVHEYPVELFDRIISVDLRGTFLTSKYLLPLMMDNGGSIINTSSMSGRAADLDRSGYNAAKGGITNFTKAMAIDYARQGIRVNSLSPGTIETPLIDELAGTKEEEMGQKFRDANKWITPLGRLGRPDEMAKVALFLASDDSSYVTGEDITADGGIMAYTWPGKMLIDEKWKKETE; from the coding sequence ATGAATAGATTACAAAATAAAACAGCCGTAATCACTGGCGCTGCGACTGGCATAGGACAAGCAACAGTCGAACTTTTCGCTAAAGAAGGCGCAACCGTATTATGTGCGGACGTGAATACGGAAGAGATGAACAAAACAGCTGATAAGCTGAATAGCGACGGTGCGAATGTTAAGACATTCCATGTTGATGTTTCAAGTGAGGATAGTGTGACAAGCTTCGCTAACAAAGTGAAAGAAGAATATGGCACGATCGATGTACTCTTTAATAACGCAGGAGTGGATCAGGAAGGCGGTAAAGTACACGAATATCCGGTTGAATTGTTTGATCGTATTATTTCTGTTGATCTACGCGGTACATTCTTAACAAGCAAATACTTACTTCCCCTAATGATGGACAACGGCGGTTCGATTATTAACACGTCATCGATGTCAGGTCGAGCGGCAGACCTTGATCGCTCAGGCTATAATGCGGCTAAAGGCGGGATTACGAACTTTACAAAAGCCATGGCGATCGACTACGCAAGACAGGGAATTCGCGTAAACTCGCTCTCTCCTGGTACGATTGAAACGCCTTTAATCGATGAACTTGCAGGTACAAAAGAAGAAGAAATGGGTCAGAAATTTAGAGATGCCAACAAGTGGATTACACCGCTTGGAAGACTTGGACGTCCTGATGAAATGGCAAAGGTTGCTCTTTTCTTAGCATCGGACGATAGCTCTTATGTAACAGGTGAAGATATTACAGCTGATGGTGGCATTATGGCATATACTTGGCCAGGTAAAATGCTTATTGATGAAAAGTGGAAAAAAGAAACGGAATAA
- a CDS encoding sugar phosphate isomerase/epimerase, with protein sequence MKLGVFTVLFSDKSFEEMLDHAKASGLKAVEIGTGGYPGDAHCNLDELLESEEKRSEYLDKVHSRGLEISAFSCHGNPISPDKKFAEECHDTFVKTVKLASAMKVPVVNTFSGTPGDSEDAKNPNWPVTPWPAEYSDILKWQWEEKLVPYWKEWGQFAKDHNVKIGLELHGGFLVHTPYTMLKLRELTCDAVGANLDPSHMWWQGIDPVAAIKILGKENAIHHFHAKDTYIDQDNVNMHGLTDMQPYGEVKTRAWTFRSVGCGHSNQEWSHMMSALRTYGYDHVVSIEHEDPLMSINEGFQTAVKNLQSVLIVEQPTEMWWA encoded by the coding sequence ATGAAACTAGGTGTATTTACTGTTCTATTCTCAGATAAGTCATTTGAAGAAATGCTCGATCATGCGAAAGCGTCTGGACTGAAAGCGGTCGAAATAGGTACGGGGGGCTATCCAGGTGATGCGCATTGCAATCTAGATGAATTGCTCGAAAGTGAAGAAAAGCGCTCCGAATATCTTGATAAAGTTCATTCAAGAGGTCTTGAGATTAGTGCGTTTAGCTGTCACGGAAACCCGATTTCTCCTGATAAAAAATTTGCTGAGGAGTGCCATGATACGTTCGTTAAGACTGTGAAATTAGCATCGGCAATGAAAGTTCCAGTTGTGAATACATTCTCAGGAACGCCTGGAGATAGTGAAGACGCGAAAAACCCAAACTGGCCTGTCACGCCATGGCCTGCTGAGTACTCAGATATATTGAAGTGGCAGTGGGAAGAGAAGCTAGTGCCTTATTGGAAAGAGTGGGGGCAATTCGCGAAGGATCATAATGTGAAAATTGGTCTTGAACTTCACGGCGGTTTCCTAGTCCATACGCCTTACACAATGCTGAAGCTTCGTGAGTTAACTTGCGATGCTGTTGGTGCAAACCTTGATCCAAGTCATATGTGGTGGCAGGGAATCGATCCAGTCGCAGCGATTAAAATTCTTGGAAAAGAAAATGCGATCCATCATTTCCATGCGAAGGATACGTATATTGATCAGGATAATGTGAATATGCACGGCTTAACCGACATGCAGCCGTACGGCGAAGTGAAAACGCGCGCATGGACGTTCCGTTCTGTCGGCTGCGGACATAGCAATCAAGAATGGTCACATATGATGAGTGCACTACGTACATATGGCTATGACCATGTCGTTAGCATTGAACATGAAGATCCACTCATGTCGATTAACGAAGGGTTCCAAACCGCGGTTAAGAACCTTCAGTCTGTCTTAATTGTTGAACAGCCAACGGAGATGTGGTGGGCTTAA
- a CDS encoding Gfo/Idh/MocA family oxidoreductase: MNKLRMGIIGSGGIAQSRHIPAYQQLSEQVELFGVYDVDYEKAKQAALVFAIPNVYDDVQALFKEVDAVTICTPNKFHADLAEQALTAGVHVLCEKPMAMTVEECDRMIAAEKMSGKILSIAYHYRFMKEPRAVRQLIQENEIGDPMVARVQALRRRKVPGWGVFTNKQLQGGGSLIDYGCHFLDLSMWLMGNAKPVEVTGTTYNRLSKTPAQVNQWGTFDHETFNVDDHVTAYIRFDNNVSMLFETSWSANIAEDKETVSISGSDGGIDVFPFQLNKAQHGMLLNTSSQWTPGDEDPGLPQAANFVNSCLGLEQPIVKSEEARRVSQVIEAIYESCSTGRSIRLD; encoded by the coding sequence GTGAATAAATTACGTATGGGGATTATCGGGTCTGGCGGCATCGCTCAGTCCCGCCATATCCCAGCGTACCAACAGCTCTCTGAACAAGTAGAGTTGTTTGGTGTTTATGATGTCGATTATGAGAAAGCGAAGCAAGCGGCTCTGGTGTTTGCGATTCCGAATGTCTATGATGACGTTCAAGCTCTATTTAAAGAAGTAGATGCTGTAACGATTTGCACACCGAATAAATTTCATGCTGACCTTGCTGAACAGGCTCTTACTGCTGGTGTTCATGTTCTATGTGAGAAACCAATGGCCATGACTGTAGAAGAATGTGATCGCATGATCGCAGCTGAGAAAATGTCTGGCAAAATTCTATCCATTGCATATCATTATCGTTTTATGAAAGAACCGCGTGCCGTACGTCAACTCATTCAAGAGAATGAAATCGGTGATCCAATGGTCGCAAGAGTACAGGCTCTCCGTCGTCGAAAAGTGCCAGGCTGGGGCGTGTTTACGAATAAACAGCTTCAGGGTGGTGGAAGTTTAATTGACTACGGCTGTCACTTCCTGGATTTAAGCATGTGGTTGATGGGGAATGCGAAGCCAGTTGAAGTGACTGGCACAACCTATAATCGTCTCAGCAAAACGCCTGCGCAAGTAAATCAGTGGGGGACGTTTGATCATGAAACATTTAATGTAGATGATCATGTAACGGCATACATTCGATTTGATAACAACGTCTCCATGCTTTTTGAAACATCCTGGTCCGCTAACATTGCAGAGGACAAAGAAACGGTGAGCATTTCTGGAAGCGATGGAGGAATTGATGTCTTTCCATTTCAATTAAATAAAGCACAGCACGGTATGCTTTTAAACACGAGTAGCCAGTGGACGCCTGGAGATGAAGATCCAGGTTTGCCTCAAGCAGCAAACTTCGTTAACAGCTGCCTTGGCCTCGAACAACCGATCGTGAAATCAGAAGAAGCGAGACGCGTCTCACAAGTAATTGAAGCGATCTATGAAAGCTGTTCCACTGGTAGAAGCATTCGACTTGATTAA